From bacterium:
GGACATCGAGGGCGGACAGGAGGTCTTCTTCAAGCACGGCCTGATGGAGCACGGCACGCTGTGGGGGCACGGCGCGTACCTCGGCCCCGACTACACCGCCGAGTATCTCCACCGGCTCGCCGAGATCGGCCGGGACGCGCTCGCGCAGGCCCGCTTCGGCAAGCCGTTCGGGGCGCTGGACGAAGGGTCGGCGCTCGCGGTCGGGGAGACGTTGAAGCGGGAGCTCCGGCAAAACCGCTACGACGCGGGCGCGGACGTCCTCGTCTTCACGGACGTCGAGGCGGCCTCGTTCCGGACGCAGGCCGCGGAGTGGGCGAACTACTTCGCCGGCCCGACCGCGGCGCCCGGGCTTCCGGCGAAGGTCGTCCGCGACGGCGGGGAACTGCGGCGGCTCTCCGCCTACTTCGCCTGGGCGACGTGGGCGACGGTCGCCCCGCGTCCCGGGCGGGACTACTCGTACACCAACAACTGGCCCTACGAGCCGCTCGTCGGGAACGTCCCGACCGCCTCGGCCTACTTCTGGAGCGCGCTCAGCCTCGTCGCGCTGCTGGGCGGCCTCGGCGCGATCCTCTTCGCGTTCGGCAAGTTCGACTATCTCGGCTGGCGCGGCGACGCGGGGGCCGCGCCGGTCCACGTCGGGCCGATCCACGGGTGGAAGCCGACGCCCAGCCAGAAGGCGCTCGGCCTCTACTTCGCCGTCGTCGCGGCGCTCTTTCTCGCGCAGGCCGCGTTGGGGGGCGCGCTCGCCCACTACCGCGTCGAGCCCGGCGGGTTCTACGGCTTCGACCTCGCCGCCGTGCTGCCGTACAACCTCGCGCGGACCTGGCATCTCCAACTGGCGATCTTCTGGATCGCGACGTCGTGGGTCGCCGGCGGCCTGTTCCTCGCCGCCCTCGTCGGCGGCGGCGATCCGAAGGGACAGCGCACCGGCGTGCTGGCGCTGCTCGGCGCGCTGGTCGTCGTCGTCGTCGGCAGCCTCTTCGGCGAAATGGCGGGGCTGGCGGACAAGCTGAAGGACCTCTGGTTCTGGCTCGGGCATCAGGGGAGCGAGTACCTCGACTTGGGGCGGTTCTGGCAGCTTCTGCTGGCGGCGGGGCTGGCCTTCTGGCTGCTCCTGATGTTCCGCGCGCTGCGCCCGGCGATGAAGGACAAGGCGCGCGGCGAACTGCCCGCGCTCTTCTTCTGCGCGGCGCTGGCGATTCCGCTCTTCTACGTCCCCGCGCTCTTCTACGGCCCGCGGACGAACTTCGCGGTGATCGACAACTGGCGCTTCTGGATCATCCACCTCTGGGTGGAGGGATTCTTCGAACTCTTCGCCACCGTCCTCGTCGCCGTGATCTTCCACCAACTGGGGCTGGTGACGGCGAGGTCGGCCGCGCGCCTCGTCTACCTCGACGCGATCCTCTACCTGGCGGGCGGGATCGTGGGGACGGGGCACCACTGGTACTTCACCGGGCAGGGAACGCTGAACATGGGGCTCGCCTCGTGCTTCTCGGCGCTGGAGGTCGTCCCGCTCACGCTGCTGACGCTCGACGCCTGGGACTTCATCCGCCTCAAGGACCAGGCCTGCGCCGACTGCGGGCGGCCGCTCGCGGCGCGGCACCGCTGGACGATCAAGTTCCTGATCGCCGTCGGCGTCTGGAACTTCGTCGGCGCGGGGGTCTTCGGCTTCCTGATCAACCTGCCGATCATCTCCTACTTCGAGGTCGGCACGACGTTGACCGCGAACCACGGCCACGCGGCGATGTTCGGCGTCTTCGGGATGCTCGCCCTGGCGGTGATGGTCTTCTGCCTGCGGGCGCTGCGGAGCGACGCGGCCTGGGAGCGCGCCGAAGGGCTGATCCGCG
This genomic window contains:
- a CDS encoding cbb3-type cytochrome c oxidase subunit I, which encodes MTDRPFDPPLSRWWRRSVVLVMAVGFSLLALVAFETYRGAPPIPGKVVDRAGETLFARADIEGGQEVFFKHGLMEHGTLWGHGAYLGPDYTAEYLHRLAEIGRDALAQARFGKPFGALDEGSALAVGETLKRELRQNRYDAGADVLVFTDVEAASFRTQAAEWANYFAGPTAAPGLPAKVVRDGGELRRLSAYFAWATWATVAPRPGRDYSYTNNWPYEPLVGNVPTASAYFWSALSLVALLGGLGAILFAFGKFDYLGWRGDAGAAPVHVGPIHGWKPTPSQKALGLYFAVVAALFLAQAALGGALAHYRVEPGGFYGFDLAAVLPYNLARTWHLQLAIFWIATSWVAGGLFLAALVGGGDPKGQRTGVLALLGALVVVVVGSLFGEMAGLADKLKDLWFWLGHQGSEYLDLGRFWQLLLAAGLAFWLLLMFRALRPAMKDKARGELPALFFCAALAIPLFYVPALFYGPRTNFAVIDNWRFWIIHLWVEGFFELFATVLVAVIFHQLGLVTARSAARLVYLDAILYLAGGIVGTGHHWYFTGQGTLNMGLASCFSALEVVPLTLLTLDAWDFIRLKDQACADCGRPLAARHRWTIKFLIAVGVWNFVGAGVFGFLINLPIISYFEVGTTLTANHGHAAMFGVFGMLALAVMVFCLRALRSDAAWERAEGLIRVGFVGLNAGLGLMLLLDLFPGGALQLWDALSNGYWHARRLEFLMGGTYHALEWARIAADLTFLFVGVAPLALAAAKLVFGKDREAAA